The following proteins are co-located in the Verrucomicrobiota bacterium genome:
- a CDS encoding type II secretion system protein, with protein sequence MKLASSKRLAAQRGTTLIELSVVIAVILLLVGVLFVGISGWKNAANQSACILNISTIQKAMRSWSAANSVSPPTTGTAGSVTIADLANAGYFSPSLTCPAGGTYSDKGGVTPVGIIFATCSKGHAPAGDLSSW encoded by the coding sequence ATGAAGTTAGCATCCAGTAAACGTTTAGCCGCCCAGCGCGGTACGACCCTGATCGAATTGTCCGTGGTAATCGCGGTCATCCTGCTGCTCGTCGGCGTCCTGTTCGTCGGCATCAGCGGCTGGAAGAATGCCGCGAACCAGTCCGCCTGCATCCTGAACATTTCGACGATTCAGAAAGCGATGCGGAGCTGGTCGGCTGCGAATAGCGTGTCGCCGCCGACCACCGGAACGGCCGGCAGCGTGACGATCGCCGACTTGGCCAACGCGGGTTATTTTAGTCCCAGCCTGACTTGCCCGGCCGGCGGAACTTACAGTGACAAAGGCGGGGTGACACCCGTAGGCATCATCTTCGCAACGTGCTCAAAAGGCCACGCTCCCGCAGGAGATCTCAGCAGCTGGTAA
- the tadA gene encoding Flp pilus assembly complex ATPase component TadA: MKLVARSLRPAGTEDGVNAQIATRPAPMPAPRVAVKPEADSTAVAALQVQTSPGSAPTDTARTGRGGLAILTELSELSHRENVSDVQIQAGKLIYLNRAGSTKAYEPFGRLSFEDVYQMLEVLYRARTVFSGFDSGTEKDDLRERLMAERKLDFACEGKDPNSPLRGRFRVQAHFSHAGLGMTLRVLRNKLAQLEQCGLPPEVLDSLRQKVVKKQGLGLVVGPTGSGKTTTLSALIDWVRRNHHKHIVTVEDPIEYCYPETADGPTGPRPSPSLVTQQEVGHHVRSFDQGLNDALRKKPDIILVGEIRTAETLKTALEAAETGHFILSTLHTRGAGKTLGRMRQMFNLEQARSVLQQYADVGSFILSQGLMPDTTGKYVLCCEYFSIQEIEDRNAIRKYVDGSFQDVEERLNKPYNRRWNNELKALLAARRISQETFDQFYQVTGLENK; encoded by the coding sequence ATGAAACTTGTTGCTCGCTCTCTACGCCCCGCCGGCACGGAGGATGGTGTTAACGCGCAGATCGCCACGCGCCCGGCGCCGATGCCTGCGCCGCGAGTGGCGGTAAAGCCCGAGGCCGATTCCACCGCGGTGGCCGCCCTGCAGGTCCAAACGAGCCCAGGGTCCGCTCCGACCGATACGGCGAGAACCGGCCGCGGCGGATTGGCGATCCTGACCGAATTAAGCGAGTTATCGCACCGGGAAAACGTTTCCGACGTGCAGATCCAGGCGGGCAAGCTGATCTACCTTAACCGTGCCGGGTCGACCAAAGCGTACGAGCCGTTCGGCAGGCTTTCGTTCGAAGACGTTTACCAGATGCTGGAGGTCCTGTACCGGGCCCGCACGGTTTTCAGCGGTTTTGATTCGGGAACAGAAAAGGATGACCTGCGCGAACGGCTGATGGCCGAGCGCAAACTCGATTTTGCATGCGAGGGCAAAGACCCCAACAGCCCGCTCAGGGGCCGGTTCCGGGTCCAGGCCCACTTTTCCCATGCCGGTCTGGGCATGACCCTGCGCGTCCTGCGCAACAAGCTCGCCCAGCTCGAACAATGCGGCTTGCCGCCGGAGGTGCTCGATTCGCTCCGCCAGAAAGTTGTCAAAAAGCAGGGGCTCGGACTTGTGGTAGGTCCGACCGGTTCGGGCAAGACGACCACTCTTTCGGCCCTGATCGATTGGGTCCGGCGGAACCATCACAAACACATCGTCACGGTTGAGGACCCGATCGAGTATTGCTACCCGGAGACCGCGGACGGGCCGACCGGTCCCCGCCCCTCACCTTCGCTGGTCACCCAGCAGGAAGTGGGTCATCACGTCAGGAGTTTCGACCAGGGCCTCAACGATGCCTTGCGTAAAAAGCCGGACATCATCCTGGTGGGAGAAATCCGGACGGCCGAGACCCTCAAGACGGCCCTGGAAGCCGCTGAAACCGGTCACTTTATCCTTTCGACCCTTCATACCCGCGGGGCCGGCAAGACGCTCGGCCGTATGCGGCAGATGTTTAATCTCGAACAAGCCCGGAGCGTGCTGCAGCAGTACGCCGACGTCGGCTCCTTTATCCTTTCCCAGGGACTGATGCCGGACACGACCGGCAAGTACGTCCTCTGCTGCGAATACTTTTCGATCCAGGAGATCGAAGACAGGAATGCCATCCGCAAATACGTGGACGGCTCCTTTCAGGATGTCGAAGAACGTCTCAACAAGCCGTATAACCGGCGCTGGAACAACGAGCTGAAAGCTCTGTTGGCCGCGCGCCGGATCAGCCAGGAGACGTTCGATCAATTCTACCAGGTCACCGGCCTGGAGAACAAATAG
- a CDS encoding type II secretion system protein GspD encodes MMDRRRLYTRERFVSALLLVSCAAQNLGTAAAGDERPHPDTDPMVTPVHPASANLPAITADHGASELDTRHSTPDTQDRTTDTATPNPEPRTPNSEPQLLLAQAAADPDAPPPSPDSTSGSDILRSLPYKPPRRVVPAPTPRRSFEPVEPPSATNNVYYLDDYPINDLYQFLARKARMQFFHNPNLDKIRVTGELFKTSDPLESIKELALQYNLVIYRRGLTLYALTQDQLASLPPQEFRYELKYLHPAGQEAVQNMLGHFLTPDRGLVTYEPKVNMIVVNDNETAIRRVASYLSSIDRPRRQVSVQVRVLSINLTAGKNVGIDWSQTLGEQGTTVTASAAGSLNSALGLVSSLASTATSQQSTTSQQSTTSQQAVSTTRQPVGVTFGPVAVSAILRALYNNGNVTIENAPLVITEDNEPANINVVTRTPIVTSTVTTSNGTTNIANDVRYQIDAKDKTDPPQDRREIGTQLAVVPTMLPDGTIRMAITGTVATEVGQQAVSAGSGITNSYPIVNEAHLANLARVPNGYSLILGGFITENKSQQINKVPVLGNIPFLGAAFRSKQDTKQRTNLVFIITPTAYDAADPAQAVGINELNRQHYTANPLDVYADPQTTGHNAEIYPPALRQGLSDPDEQAPDTNPLSPDNPENKRSIPATTRQEREQRRLEQQYRVPDEVPAPAPRAYLVNPQPRRTKRLPGAARDDEN; translated from the coding sequence ATGATGGATCGACGCCGGCTGTATACAAGGGAACGGTTTGTTTCGGCGCTGCTGCTCGTGAGCTGTGCCGCCCAAAACCTTGGGACCGCGGCAGCCGGCGATGAGCGGCCGCACCCGGACACCGATCCAATGGTGACGCCGGTTCATCCGGCAAGTGCCAACCTGCCGGCCATTACGGCCGACCACGGTGCCTCTGAACTCGACACCCGGCACTCGACACCCGACACTCAGGATCGCACGACCGACACGGCGACTCCGAATCCCGAACCCCGAACCCCGAACTCCGAACCGCAACTGCTCCTGGCGCAAGCGGCGGCTGATCCGGACGCACCACCGCCCTCGCCCGACTCAACGTCCGGGTCTGACATCCTCCGGTCACTACCGTACAAGCCGCCCCGGCGGGTGGTTCCTGCCCCCACACCCCGCCGGAGTTTCGAACCGGTCGAACCGCCGTCGGCAACCAACAACGTCTACTACCTGGACGACTACCCGATCAACGATCTCTACCAGTTCCTGGCGCGGAAGGCGCGGATGCAGTTCTTTCATAACCCTAATCTCGACAAGATCCGGGTCACGGGTGAGCTCTTCAAAACCTCCGACCCGCTCGAGAGCATCAAGGAACTTGCGCTGCAGTATAATCTCGTCATTTATCGACGTGGCCTGACCCTTTACGCGCTGACCCAGGATCAGCTGGCCAGCCTTCCACCGCAGGAGTTCCGGTACGAATTAAAGTACCTGCATCCGGCCGGTCAGGAAGCCGTGCAAAACATGCTCGGCCATTTTCTTACGCCCGACCGCGGTTTGGTTACCTACGAACCAAAGGTCAACATGATCGTGGTGAACGATAACGAGACCGCGATCCGCCGCGTTGCGAGTTACCTCTCGAGCATTGACCGGCCGCGCCGCCAGGTTTCCGTGCAGGTCCGGGTGTTGAGCATCAATCTCACCGCAGGCAAAAACGTCGGGATCGACTGGTCGCAAACGCTGGGCGAGCAAGGGACGACGGTTACGGCGTCGGCGGCAGGATCCTTAAATTCCGCTCTTGGTCTGGTAAGCAGCCTTGCCAGCACCGCCACGTCCCAGCAATCCACCACCTCGCAGCAGTCCACCACCTCGCAGCAAGCCGTGTCCACGACCAGACAACCGGTAGGCGTGACGTTCGGGCCGGTGGCGGTCAGCGCCATCCTGCGGGCTCTTTATAACAACGGGAACGTCACCATCGAAAACGCGCCTTTGGTGATTACGGAGGACAACGAACCGGCTAACATCAACGTCGTGACCCGCACCCCGATCGTGACCAGCACGGTCACGACGTCGAACGGCACCACTAACATCGCCAACGACGTCCGCTACCAGATTGATGCAAAAGACAAGACCGACCCGCCTCAGGACCGGCGCGAGATCGGCACCCAACTGGCCGTCGTGCCGACCATGCTGCCGGATGGTACCATTCGCATGGCCATCACCGGCACCGTCGCTACGGAAGTCGGGCAGCAGGCGGTGTCCGCCGGGTCAGGCATCACGAACAGCTACCCGATCGTCAACGAGGCGCACCTGGCCAACCTCGCCCGGGTGCCGAACGGTTACAGCCTGATCCTGGGCGGTTTTATTACGGAGAACAAGTCGCAGCAGATCAACAAGGTGCCCGTGCTGGGGAACATCCCGTTTCTTGGCGCGGCCTTTCGCAGTAAACAGGACACAAAACAGCGCACCAACCTGGTGTTCATCATCACGCCGACGGCCTACGACGCGGCTGATCCTGCCCAGGCGGTTGGCATAAACGAACTGAACCGCCAGCACTACACGGCCAACCCGCTGGACGTCTACGCCGACCCGCAGACGACCGGGCACAATGCCGAGATCTACCCGCCTGCGCTGCGGCAGGGATTATCCGACCCGGATGAACAGGCGCCCGACACGAATCCGCTCAGCCCGGACAACCCGGAAAACAAACGGTCGATCCCGGCCACGACCCGGCAGGAGCGTGAGCAAAGACGGTTGGAGCAGCAGTACCGGGTTCCGGACGAGGTGCCGGCGCCCGCACCCCGGGCTTACCTGGTCAATCCGCAACCGCGCAGGACGAAGCGCCTCCCCGGAGCGGCTCGCGACGATGAAAACTGA